Proteins encoded within one genomic window of Mycolicibacterium monacense:
- a CDS encoding Eco57I restriction-modification methylase domain-containing protein, which translates to MPALDHERKEALLYARKDFEAAWEAADRAAGDDGTTGDAYRIARDKWVETVLRDVVGWAESLSWGPVAGITAQSPNRAVTVGAEAALLDPDGAIGALVSVVDPVDSLRQVPSDLWAASPIDRMEALLRDNDVPIGIVTDGRWWALVCARAGAMTASGVVDALTWVEETRARDAFLTLISRQHIIGGKEDERLPVLFEESVAAAEEITEALGAQVRRAVELLIQSFSESARDAQQRGEPDPLPVNTHQSYEAAVTIMMRIVFLLFAEERGLLPSGELFEQGYGISRELDRLQAREAEESEEALDATSLTWHRLLATSQALYGGASFENMRVPAYGGSLFDPERFPFLTALTAHGTLAITVSDRVMLHALRSVQQAVLKGNEVRRISFRDIDVEQIGYIYEGLLGYTAVTVGETYLGLQGARGEEPEIALSELERLAAANTTPKKLADAIRAHIERDQPSAKPQSAAAITKGIGAQIEPNVISGLAQAVGDDTALRERVLPWLGIMRQDLRGRPFVVLDAGLMVKETPSRKNAGAHYTPKSLAREVVLHALQPLCYEPGPYQTADESEWRLKSSDDLLSLKVADIACGSGAFLVSAASYLADRVVEAWTAENPANAHRSDLHRRAIREVVANCLYGADINDMAVEMCKLSLWLVSLDRDLPFSFVDDKIFLGNSLLGITSLDQLRKLHIDPSRVPAGEMFDIFDVDIDAIIAKAADLRRKLASEIDENDPARNSAAKRRQLAQLREVTTNLRRIADGIVAAGLPLGGKPGKALDEAYENLRIAVKAAHPESGVVTSTMLDTIIDAGLKPTVATDYRRWQPNHWIIEAADVFVEHGGFDAIVGNPPFLGGSRITGAVGTNVRDWLVDVLAGETRGAADLVAYFFLRAHTLINRRGTVGLIATNTLAQGDSRIVGLDRMVASGFSITRAIQSRPWPVATANLEFAAVWGSLAAIADDVPRICDDVPVPRISTLLEPAGRVDGKPQRLATNTDIAFEGCKPIGMGFIVEPGQAEQWVADDPANTHVLFPYLNGEDLNSRPDCSARRWIIDFNDRPEEESTKFSLPYSRILEVVKPERATNNRKVYRDYWWQFGERRPAMRKAIADLDTVLVLTRVSDTLMPIRVSSAQIFSDRLTVFASDSLTLLGVLSSSIHSLWAIRYGTTHETRVTYNPSAVFETFPRPVTTDRVTAAGELLDTRRREVMLRREFGLTHLYNLVNDPQITDASDPDIARMRAIHVELDEAVMDAYGWSDIALDHGFHTYRQMQRWTVSTAARVEILDRLLESNHCRAAEEAKQATKPKSKGRRGKNLSDEQGTLL; encoded by the coding sequence ATGCCAGCCCTGGACCACGAACGCAAAGAAGCACTGCTGTACGCCCGCAAGGACTTCGAAGCCGCATGGGAGGCCGCAGACCGAGCCGCCGGCGACGACGGCACGACAGGCGACGCGTACCGCATCGCCCGCGACAAATGGGTCGAAACCGTCCTGCGCGACGTCGTCGGCTGGGCCGAATCCCTGTCCTGGGGACCCGTCGCCGGCATCACGGCTCAATCACCCAACCGCGCGGTCACCGTTGGTGCCGAGGCGGCTCTGCTGGACCCCGACGGCGCCATCGGTGCCCTGGTGTCGGTGGTCGATCCTGTCGATTCGTTGCGACAGGTCCCCAGTGACCTGTGGGCGGCCAGCCCGATCGACCGAATGGAAGCGCTGCTGCGCGACAACGACGTCCCAATCGGCATCGTCACCGACGGGCGCTGGTGGGCACTGGTGTGCGCACGTGCCGGCGCCATGACCGCCTCCGGAGTCGTTGACGCGCTGACCTGGGTGGAGGAAACCCGCGCCCGCGACGCTTTCCTGACGCTGATCTCGCGTCAGCACATCATTGGCGGCAAGGAAGACGAGCGGCTGCCGGTGCTGTTCGAGGAATCCGTGGCCGCCGCCGAGGAGATCACCGAAGCCCTCGGTGCGCAGGTGCGTCGCGCGGTCGAACTGCTCATCCAGTCGTTCTCCGAATCGGCACGCGACGCTCAACAACGCGGCGAACCCGATCCACTACCTGTGAATACCCACCAGAGCTATGAAGCCGCGGTGACGATCATGATGCGGATCGTGTTCCTACTGTTCGCCGAGGAACGCGGCCTGCTGCCGTCGGGAGAGTTGTTCGAGCAGGGGTACGGCATCTCCCGCGAACTGGACCGGCTGCAAGCACGTGAAGCCGAGGAAAGCGAAGAGGCCCTCGATGCCACCTCGCTGACTTGGCATCGGCTGCTCGCCACGAGTCAGGCGCTCTACGGTGGTGCGTCCTTTGAGAACATGCGGGTACCGGCCTACGGCGGTTCCCTCTTCGACCCGGAGCGGTTCCCGTTCCTGACCGCGCTCACCGCACACGGAACCTTAGCCATCACCGTGTCCGACCGAGTGATGCTACACGCACTGCGCTCGGTCCAGCAGGCAGTCCTCAAAGGTAACGAGGTGCGCCGAATCTCTTTCCGCGACATCGACGTCGAACAGATCGGCTACATCTACGAAGGCCTGCTCGGCTACACCGCCGTCACCGTCGGTGAGACCTATCTCGGGCTGCAAGGTGCCCGCGGGGAGGAACCGGAGATCGCGCTATCCGAACTGGAACGGCTTGCAGCGGCTAACACCACCCCGAAGAAGCTGGCCGACGCGATCCGGGCACACATCGAACGTGATCAACCCTCGGCCAAACCTCAGTCAGCCGCCGCAATCACCAAAGGCATTGGCGCCCAGATCGAGCCGAATGTCATCAGTGGCCTGGCGCAAGCGGTCGGCGACGACACAGCGCTGCGTGAACGTGTGCTGCCCTGGCTGGGAATTATGCGGCAGGACCTTCGGGGCCGGCCATTCGTGGTCCTCGACGCCGGGCTAATGGTGAAGGAAACGCCGTCCCGGAAGAACGCGGGCGCGCACTACACCCCCAAGTCGTTGGCCAGGGAAGTCGTCCTGCACGCGCTGCAACCACTGTGTTACGAGCCTGGTCCCTATCAGACTGCAGACGAGTCGGAATGGAGGCTCAAGTCATCGGATGACCTGCTGAGTCTGAAGGTCGCCGACATCGCCTGCGGCTCTGGGGCATTTCTGGTTTCTGCGGCCAGTTACCTGGCCGACCGGGTGGTCGAGGCGTGGACCGCTGAGAATCCTGCCAACGCCCACCGCAGCGACCTGCACCGGCGAGCCATCCGCGAAGTGGTCGCGAACTGCCTCTACGGCGCCGACATCAACGACATGGCCGTCGAGATGTGCAAGCTCTCGTTATGGCTAGTGTCGTTGGATCGCGACCTGCCGTTCTCATTCGTTGATGACAAGATCTTCCTCGGTAACTCCTTGCTCGGCATCACCAGCCTGGACCAGCTCCGGAAGCTGCACATCGACCCGTCGAGGGTGCCGGCCGGCGAGATGTTCGACATCTTCGACGTCGACATCGACGCCATCATCGCCAAAGCTGCTGACCTTAGACGCAAACTTGCTTCCGAGATTGACGAGAACGACCCGGCTCGTAATAGTGCAGCCAAACGCCGCCAGCTTGCTCAATTACGTGAGGTTACAACTAATTTGCGTAGGATCGCGGACGGCATCGTTGCAGCGGGTCTTCCGCTCGGCGGAAAACCGGGCAAGGCGCTCGACGAGGCCTACGAAAACCTGCGCATCGCAGTCAAAGCCGCACACCCTGAATCCGGCGTGGTGACCTCAACGATGCTCGACACGATCATCGACGCCGGTCTCAAGCCAACCGTGGCCACCGACTATCGTCGGTGGCAGCCTAACCACTGGATCATCGAAGCGGCTGACGTTTTCGTTGAGCATGGTGGTTTTGATGCAATCGTCGGGAACCCGCCGTTTCTCGGAGGATCCCGGATCACGGGTGCGGTGGGAACGAACGTCCGCGACTGGCTCGTCGATGTACTCGCTGGCGAAACTCGGGGAGCGGCCGACTTAGTTGCGTACTTTTTCTTGCGTGCGCACACGCTGATCAACCGGCGCGGGACGGTTGGCCTGATCGCGACTAACACTCTGGCTCAGGGTGATTCACGAATAGTTGGTCTCGACCGTATGGTCGCGTCAGGGTTCTCGATCACGCGCGCGATTCAGTCTCGGCCGTGGCCTGTTGCCACCGCAAACCTCGAGTTTGCGGCGGTGTGGGGAAGCCTCGCTGCTATTGCGGACGACGTGCCACGGATCTGCGACGATGTTCCCGTACCCCGCATCTCAACCCTGTTGGAGCCCGCTGGCCGCGTCGACGGGAAGCCGCAACGGCTGGCTACAAATACCGATATCGCGTTCGAAGGCTGCAAACCCATCGGAATGGGTTTCATTGTCGAGCCGGGGCAGGCGGAGCAGTGGGTCGCCGACGACCCAGCCAACACACACGTGCTTTTCCCTTACCTAAACGGAGAGGACCTGAACTCGCGACCTGACTGTTCCGCGCGCCGTTGGATAATCGATTTTAATGATCGCCCAGAGGAAGAATCAACGAAATTCTCACTGCCGTATTCGCGGATACTGGAAGTGGTCAAGCCCGAGCGGGCGACGAACAACCGAAAAGTTTACCGCGACTATTGGTGGCAGTTTGGTGAAAGACGCCCAGCCATGCGTAAGGCGATTGCAGACCTCGATACGGTTCTTGTGTTGACGCGGGTAAGCGACACGCTGATGCCGATTCGAGTTTCGAGCGCACAAATATTCAGCGACCGCTTGACGGTGTTTGCGTCCGATTCGCTAACGCTTCTTGGAGTTCTATCGTCGTCCATTCATAGCCTATGGGCCATCAGGTATGGCACTACCCACGAGACGCGTGTCACCTACAACCCATCAGCAGTGTTCGAGACCTTTCCTCGTCCCGTAACCACCGACCGAGTGACCGCGGCTGGCGAGTTGCTTGATACCAGACGACGTGAAGTGATGCTTCGCAGGGAGTTTGGTCTGACGCACCTCTATAATCTCGTCAACGATCCGCAGATCACTGATGCTTCCGACCCGGATATCGCCCGGATGCGGGCCATTCATGTCGAACTTGACGAGGCGGTAATGGACGCGTATGGCTGGTCCGACATCGCGCTCGACCACGGCTTCCACACTTATCGGCAGATGCAGCGCTGGACGGTGAGCACCGCAGCACGCGTCGAGATTCTCGATCGGTTGTTGGAGTCAAACCATTGCCGAGCAGCCGAAGAAGCGAAGCAGGCAACGAAACCGAAAAGCAAGGGACGCCGGGGCAAGAACTTGTCGGACGAGCAAGGGACACTGCTGTAA